One Campylobacter concisus DNA window includes the following coding sequences:
- a CDS encoding type VI secretion system domain-containing protein, with protein sequence MQDKFFNKFSENFSENELYISLIDEMSKYKTLTHDTIKWDFVYSSSLKALSEFSLDVKLLNFLAISAINLNDKDAFRSLISAFSFFLTTLKQEPSLLAKNEKQVPTKKKIFAQTIELFTQAHRDGINLDEADAKAFNELVPELSRELSTHFDTLYIEEKNEQTQKVEEPKQQPQKAEPSYSQSVSFGSSDISTFSDREFREYFVNLSISLLKNDIKNLTAYSLVFEAMWGRIKALPVSSEQVTQIRYPDENLILLFKNMKEVNLGNLEKFIRNLALNPFWIDGVRIFCEFLRSSGLSEQSELVSNMTLNFIEKFSDIKKLKFQSEEAFFSEESAKFFSKKESTNFISSDDMKKDMSFEELIKALDRSKYTTNSQSELSFLLELSKIFTSQGMDNNAKVVYSQIVKFIENTELKDYLSDIYIKAKTFL encoded by the coding sequence GTGCAAGATAAGTTTTTCAACAAATTTAGCGAAAACTTTTCAGAAAACGAACTCTACATCAGCCTTATAGACGAGATGTCAAAGTATAAGACTTTGACTCACGATACGATAAAATGGGACTTTGTTTATAGCTCGTCTTTAAAGGCATTAAGCGAATTTAGCCTCGATGTAAAGCTTTTAAATTTCTTAGCGATCTCTGCTATAAATTTAAACGACAAAGATGCTTTTAGAAGTTTAATCAGTGCTTTTTCATTTTTCCTAACTACCCTAAAACAAGAGCCAAGTTTATTAGCCAAAAATGAAAAGCAAGTGCCTACTAAAAAAAAGATATTTGCTCAAACGATAGAGCTTTTTACGCAAGCTCACAGAGATGGTATAAATTTAGACGAAGCGGACGCAAAGGCGTTTAATGAGCTTGTACCTGAGCTCTCACGCGAGCTTAGCACGCACTTTGATACGCTTTATATAGAAGAGAAAAATGAGCAAACTCAAAAAGTAGAGGAGCCAAAACAGCAGCCGCAAAAGGCAGAACCAAGTTACTCACAAAGTGTCTCTTTTGGCAGTAGCGACATTAGTACATTTAGTGATAGGGAGTTTAGGGAGTATTTTGTAAATTTATCCATCTCGCTTTTAAAAAATGATATAAAAAATTTGACCGCTTACTCACTTGTTTTTGAGGCGATGTGGGGCAGGATCAAGGCTTTGCCAGTTAGCAGCGAGCAAGTGACGCAGATACGTTATCCTGATGAAAATTTGATCTTACTTTTTAAAAATATGAAAGAAGTAAACCTTGGTAATTTAGAGAAATTTATAAGAAATTTAGCTCTTAATCCATTTTGGATAGATGGCGTTAGGATATTTTGTGAGTTTTTAAGATCATCTGGACTAAGCGAGCAAAGCGAACTAGTTTCTAATATGACTTTAAATTTCATAGAAAAATTTTCAGATATAAAAAAACTTAAATTTCAAAGTGAAGAGGCATTTTTCAGCGAAGAGAGCGCTAAATTTTTTAGTAAAAAAGAGAGCACAAATTTTATCTCTAGTGATGATATGAAAAAGGATATGAGTTTTGAAGAGCTGATAAAAGCCCTTGATAGAAGCAAATATACAACAAATTCACAAAGTGAGCTTAGCTTTTTGTTGGAGCTTTCCAAAATTTTTACAAGCCAAGGCATGGATAACAACGCAAAAGTTGTATATTCGCAAATAGTTAAATTTATAGAAAACACTGAGCTAAAGGATTATTTGTCAGATATTTATATAAAGGCAAAAACATTTTTGTGA
- the tssB gene encoding type VI secretion system contractile sheath small subunit, translated as MAENSIPPKERINIVYRTKTNNQEADVELPLKLMVVSNLTGENQTPLEDREVVSINKINFDQVMKSLDIHTEFSVKNRLNSGSEDLNIDLNFESIQDFNPDNIINQVPELKKLLQLRKALVALKGPMGNMPDFRKAVLEAIKDEDSRKQLLLELKDEKDKE; from the coding sequence ATGGCAGAGAATTCAATCCCACCAAAAGAACGTATAAACATTGTTTATAGAACCAAAACAAACAACCAAGAAGCAGATGTCGAGCTTCCATTAAAGCTGATGGTAGTTTCAAATTTAACTGGTGAAAATCAAACTCCACTTGAAGATCGCGAAGTTGTCTCTATAAATAAGATAAATTTCGATCAAGTTATGAAAAGTTTAGACATTCATACTGAATTTTCAGTGAAAAATAGACTAAATTCTGGTAGCGAAGATCTAAATATCGATCTTAATTTCGAAAGCATTCAAGACTTCAATCCAGACAATATCATCAATCAAGTCCCTGAGCTAAAAAAGCTATTGCAGCTTAGAAAAGCTTTAGTTGCGTTAAAAGGACCTATGGGCAATATGCCTGATTTTAGAAAAGCAGTTTTAGAGGCTATTAAGGATGAAGATAGTAGAAAACAGCTTCTTTTAGAGCTTAAAGACGAAAAAGATAAGGAATAA